A region of the Pantoea alfalfae genome:
GCGCACGTCTTCTTCCCGGTCAGCGATCCGTCGGTATCGCTGCTGCTGACCTTTGGTAGTTTTGGTATTTCCTTCCTGATCCGTCCGCTGGGAGCCATTGTGCTCGGCAACTATGCCGACCGGTATGGTCGCAAAAAGGCGCTGCTGCTGTCGATTAACCTGATGATGCTGGGCGGGGCGATCATTACCTTTATGCCGGGCTACGCCACCATCGGTCTGGCGGCACCGCTGCTGATCATCCTGGCGCGTCTGATTCAGGGCTTCTCTGCTGGCGGCGAATTTGGCAGTTCGACCGCCTTCCTGGTGGAGCACTTTCCTGAGCGCAAAGCCTTTATCGCCAGCTGGCAGTTCGCCACCCAGGGGGCGAGCACGCTGATGGCATCGGTTTTTGGGCTGGGGCTGACACAGTGGCTGAGCGAAAGTGAGATTCAGGCGTGGGGCTGGCGTATCCCGTTTGCTTTCGGCTTACTGATTGGGCCTCTGGGGATCTACATTCGCCGTCATGTGCAGGAACCTGCCAGCTTTGCATCGCAGGAAAAGGAAGCCGCACCGCTTAGAACGCTGTTCGGGCGGCAGAAAGCGCTGATCGCGCTGGCAATTGGCGTGATGGTGATCTCGACCGCAGTCAACTACATGCTCAATTACATTCCGACCTATGCCACCAAAACGCTGCACCTGCCAGGCTCGGTCGCCTTCACCGCCACGCTGATAGCGGGGATTATCCTGACGGTGGTAACGCCCATCATGGGGTTGTGGGCGGAGCGTATTGGCCGGTTGCCGCTGATGTGGGGATCGCTGCTGTTACTGGTGGTCACCATCTATCCCGCATTTAAATGGATGGTCGATCATACCACGCCCACCACGCTGATCCTGCTGGTGGCCTGGATGGCGCTGCTGAAGTCGATCTACTTCTCGACGGTGCCGTCGGTGATGGCCGATCTCTTCCCGGCGACTACCCGCGCCAGCGGGATGGCGATCAGTTACAACGTGGCTGTAACGGTATTCGGCGGGTTTGCGCCGCTGATTTGCAGCATGCTGATTGCCGCCACCGGCAGCAGTCTGGCACCAGGCTACTACCTGATGGCAGTGGCTGTGCTGAGCGGTATCGCGCTGCTGCGCTGCAGTAAGCGGGTGTCATAGCAGAATCAGAAACGTTCTGTGGTGAGATCGAGCCTGCGCAGAAAACACGGTCAGATCGGAAAGTCGCAAAAGCCGCCATCCCTGGCATGCCCGGCCCGCGCGATTACGCACCTCATCCCTGAGGTGCGCCCGTTGCCGGGCCAACGCGTTGCGTTGTTCAAAAACGCTCCCGGCGTTTTTAGTACGCACCTCATTCCTGAGGTGCGCCCGTACCCGGGCCAACGCGTTGCGTTGTTCAAAAACGCTCCCGGCGTTTTTAGTACGCACCTCATCCCTGAGGTGCGCCCGTTGCCGGGCCAACGCGTTGCGTTGTTCAAAAACGCTCCCGGCGTTTTTGTCCGTGGCGGGGAACACTTTCCTGCTCTGACCGTGTTCCCTGCGCGTTGAGCCTATAGGGTGCTGCCACACTCACACTGATTCAGTCTTGTCATGACTCTGTCAGGTCTGAAAATCGAGCCTGCGCTTAACTGAATTGCAGATAGGCAACATGGGTCTGCAGATACTCCTCCAGACCATGTTTTCCATCGGCTCCGCCGACACCCGACTTACGCCATCCGGCGTGAAAGCCCTGCATCGCCTCAAAGTTCTCACGATTAACATAGGTTTCGCCAAACTTAAGTTTGCGCAGCGCAATCATGGTGGTATTGAGATTCTGCGTATAAATTGAGGAGGTCAGTCCGTACTCGCAGTCGTTGGCCAGCGCAATTGCCTCATCCAGCGTTTTAAAGGTCATTACCGGCAGCACCGGACCAAAAATCTCCTCCTGCATAATCGCCATCTCCTGACGGACATCGGTCAGCAGCGTGGGCTGGAAGAAAAAGCCTCGCTCTCCGGCACGCTTGCCGCCCAGTACTACTTTTGCGCCTGCGGCAACGGCGTCTGCCACTTTCTGCTCGACCCGATCCCGTGCGGCGGCATTAATCAGCGGTCCCATATCGATATCACTGCGTTCGGCGGGATCGCCAAACGTCACCTGCTGAAATGCGGTAGTCAGTGCGCTGATAAAACGATCGTAAATACCTTCCTGCACATAGACGCGCTCCACGCAGTTACAGACCTGGCCGCTGTTGATAACTCGTGAGCTGATAATAGATCGCACCGCGAGATCCAGGTCGGCATCCTCCATCACGATGGCGGGCGCTTTGCCGCCCAGTTCCAGCGACACTTTGGTCACATTTTTAGCCGCGGCTTCCATGGTGGCGATACCTGCGCCGACGCTGCCCGTCAGGCTCACCAGCCCGACCTTAGGATTTGCCGCCAGTTCCTGTCCCACTTCCGGTCCCAGACCATAGACAATGTTGATGACGCCAGTGGGCAGACCCAGCGTCTGGATAATGTCGGCAAACAGTGCGGCATTGTTCGGCGTCAGCTCGCTGGGTTTAATCACAATCGTGTTGCCCGTGATCAGGGCTGGCGCCGCTTTGCGGGCGATCAGGAAAAAGGGAAAGTTCCACGGTAAAATCCCGGTGGTGACGCCAATCGCTTTTTTAAACAGGAAGATGTTTTCGTTGGGGCGGTCGCTGTTGATGATCTCGCCTTCATAACGGCGGGCCCACTCCGCCATGTAATCGAGGTAGTCGGCGGTAAACAGCACTTCCGTCCTGGCCAGTCCCTGGGTTTTGCCGCCTTCCGCCACGATGGTTGCCGTCAGTTCAGGCTCGCGGTTGCGGATGGTGCCGGCGATTTTGTGCAGCCAGACGCCGCGCTCTGCCGCAGGCAGCGCTTCCCACGCCGGCTGAGCGGCTTCGGCGGCATTGATCGCAAGGCTGGCATCCTGACGGGTGCCCTGGGGTATGCGTGACAGCAACGCTTCAGTGGCCGGATTGGTGACTTC
Encoded here:
- a CDS encoding MFS transporter, with the protein product MSSIAQSAPQVKPSLHKTLFATCIGNALEWFDIAVYGFFASYIAHVFFPVSDPSVSLLLTFGSFGISFLIRPLGAIVLGNYADRYGRKKALLLSINLMMLGGAIITFMPGYATIGLAAPLLIILARLIQGFSAGGEFGSSTAFLVEHFPERKAFIASWQFATQGASTLMASVFGLGLTQWLSESEIQAWGWRIPFAFGLLIGPLGIYIRRHVQEPASFASQEKEAAPLRTLFGRQKALIALAIGVMVISTAVNYMLNYIPTYATKTLHLPGSVAFTATLIAGIILTVVTPIMGLWAERIGRLPLMWGSLLLLVVTIYPAFKWMVDHTTPTTLILLVAWMALLKSIYFSTVPSVMADLFPATTRASGMAISYNVAVTVFGGFAPLICSMLIAATGSSLAPGYYLMAVAVLSGIALLRCSKRVS
- the aldA gene encoding aldehyde dehydrogenase, with the protein product MTTHHQHYINGEFVAHQGDQWIEVTNPATEALLSRIPQGTRQDASLAINAAEAAQPAWEALPAAERGVWLHKIAGTIRNREPELTATIVAEGGKTQGLARTEVLFTADYLDYMAEWARRYEGEIINSDRPNENIFLFKKAIGVTTGILPWNFPFFLIARKAAPALITGNTIVIKPSELTPNNAALFADIIQTLGLPTGVINIVYGLGPEVGQELAANPKVGLVSLTGSVGAGIATMEAAAKNVTKVSLELGGKAPAIVMEDADLDLAVRSIISSRVINSGQVCNCVERVYVQEGIYDRFISALTTAFQQVTFGDPAERSDIDMGPLINAAARDRVEQKVADAVAAGAKVVLGGKRAGERGFFFQPTLLTDVRQEMAIMQEEIFGPVLPVMTFKTLDEAIALANDCEYGLTSSIYTQNLNTTMIALRKLKFGETYVNRENFEAMQGFHAGWRKSGVGGADGKHGLEEYLQTHVAYLQFS